The Campylobacterota bacterium genome includes a window with the following:
- a CDS encoding replicative DNA helicase — protein MEESLYNLAFERSVLSSIVFDPSQFDEFEAVLSPEDFYLAAHQEIYRAMLSLSHRDLPIDEEFIKKELNAKGQFDERVMVEILTANPIANTKAYVQEIKDKAIKRHLLTLTTEIKRVTLEEELGGSDVVDLVEKKLYEITQSSQATDFKDAPTVTDETMRYIEEMKARGDAVLVGVDTGYAELNKMTTGFGKGDLVIIAARPAMGKTSFALNMVQNLLDKGSGVAFFSLEMPAEQLMLRLLSVQTSIQLQRLRVGDMNAEEWKRLNDAVEKMRHSKLFVDDHGSVNIHQLRSKLRKLKSRHPEIELAVIDYLQIMNGTGGKDRHLEVSEISRGLKMLARELGIPIVALSQLNRSLESRADKRPMLSDIRESGSIEQDADIILFVYRNDVYLYKEEKEREKEAIASGKEFISKYVEKEEEEAEIIIGKQRNGPTGHVKLMFQKKFTRFVDRPTFGAAQIVYENIDMKSATMNVGGDEIVSMPVI, from the coding sequence ATGGAAGAATCTTTATACAACCTGGCCTTTGAACGCTCGGTCCTCAGTTCGATCGTTTTCGACCCTTCGCAGTTCGACGAATTCGAAGCGGTTCTGAGCCCCGAAGATTTCTATCTCGCGGCGCATCAGGAGATTTACCGTGCGATGCTTTCCCTCTCCCATCGCGACCTTCCCATCGACGAGGAGTTCATCAAAAAAGAGCTGAACGCCAAAGGGCAGTTCGACGAGCGGGTGATGGTCGAGATCCTCACCGCCAACCCGATCGCGAATACCAAAGCCTACGTGCAGGAGATCAAAGACAAAGCGATCAAGCGCCATTTGTTGACGTTGACGACCGAAATCAAGCGGGTAACCCTCGAAGAGGAACTGGGGGGGAGCGATGTGGTCGATCTCGTCGAGAAAAAACTCTACGAAATCACCCAAAGTTCGCAGGCGACCGATTTCAAGGATGCCCCGACGGTAACGGACGAGACGATGCGCTACATCGAGGAGATGAAAGCACGCGGCGACGCTGTTCTTGTAGGGGTTGATACCGGGTATGCGGAGCTGAACAAAATGACGACGGGATTCGGGAAGGGGGATTTGGTCATCATCGCGGCGCGTCCGGCGATGGGGAAAACCTCGTTTGCCCTGAACATGGTCCAAAACCTCCTCGACAAGGGGAGCGGGGTCGCCTTTTTCTCCCTCGAGATGCCCGCCGAGCAATTGATGCTGCGTCTGCTCAGCGTCCAGACCTCGATTCAGCTGCAACGGCTGCGGGTCGGAGACATGAACGCCGAGGAGTGGAAACGGCTGAACGATGCGGTGGAGAAAATGCGCCATTCCAAGCTCTTCGTCGACGACCACGGATCGGTGAACATCCATCAGCTGCGCTCGAAGCTGCGCAAACTCAAGTCGCGCCATCCCGAGATCGAACTCGCCGTCATCGACTACCTCCAGATCATGAACGGCACCGGGGGCAAAGACCGGCACCTCGAGGTGAGCGAGATTTCGCGGGGACTTAAAATGCTGGCGCGGGAGCTCGGGATCCCCATCGTCGCCCTCTCGCAGCTCAACCGAAGTCTCGAATCGCGCGCCGATAAACGTCCGATGCTCAGCGACATCCGCGAGTCGGGATCGATCGAGCAGGACGCCGACATCATCCTTTTCGTCTACCGGAACGACGTCTACCTCTACAAAGAGGAGAAAGAGCGCGAAAAAGAGGCGATCGCTTCGGGCAAAGAGTTCATCTCCAAATATGTCGAAAAAGAAGAAGAAGAAGCCGAGATCATCATCGGCAAGCAGCGTAACGGTCCTACGGGCCATGTGAAGCTGATGTTCCAGAAGAAATTCACCCGGTTCGTCGACCGTCCGACATTCGGTGCCGCGCAGATCGTGTATGAAAACATCGACATGAAGAGTGCGACGATGAACGTCGGGGGAGACGAAATCGTCTCAATGCCGGTGATTTAG
- a CDS encoding ComEC/Rec2 family competence protein — MRVLERVELFDRSGALVFAAFVLLIAFFSLAWEYHGYRGLTRFDDPLVRASVVDQEVRLIGNVPKTSIKFRLEGGMTLRSAMSPYLRDLRGREVLLELQTDRLTFLDYLRGGRARVTIEEVYPPLSLKERGYRAIAAMHEDVWMQELYGALFVATPFSQELQELVGAMGLSHILSISGYHYGIITLIVYFLLRRPYGWVQSRYFPYRHGNRDLFAVVAAVLFAYLWALEFNPAMVRAFGMLVVGYWLYDRGIRIVSFQTLFIAVVLLLAFWPRLFFALGFWFSALGVLSIFVFLRHYEHWKAWQIFLALHVWCYLVLLPVSLAVFGTFGWAHIASIPLALLFNLYYPVVAALHLTPWASWFDPYLIALFEWGDVRTVYVPMWTGIASVVLALAAMVRKEAFWALGAMGGAVFGGAVYQIA, encoded by the coding sequence ATGCGGGTGCTGGAGCGGGTCGAATTGTTCGATCGCTCCGGCGCTTTGGTGTTTGCCGCATTCGTTCTCCTCATCGCTTTTTTCTCCCTTGCGTGGGAATATCACGGCTACCGCGGACTGACCCGTTTCGACGATCCTCTGGTCCGCGCATCGGTCGTCGATCAGGAAGTCCGGCTGATCGGCAACGTCCCGAAAACGTCCATCAAATTCCGTCTTGAGGGGGGAATGACCCTACGCAGCGCAATGAGCCCGTATTTGCGGGATTTGCGGGGGCGGGAAGTTTTGCTGGAACTTCAAACCGACCGGCTGACGTTTCTCGATTATCTGCGGGGAGGGCGGGCCCGCGTGACGATCGAAGAGGTCTATCCGCCGCTGAGCCTCAAGGAAAGAGGCTACAGGGCCATCGCCGCGATGCACGAAGATGTCTGGATGCAAGAGCTTTACGGGGCGCTTTTCGTTGCAACCCCATTTTCGCAGGAGCTTCAGGAACTCGTCGGCGCAATGGGCCTGAGCCATATCCTCTCCATCAGCGGCTACCATTACGGCATCATCACCCTGATCGTCTATTTCCTCTTGCGCAGGCCCTACGGATGGGTGCAAAGCCGCTATTTTCCCTACCGTCACGGTAACCGGGACCTTTTTGCGGTCGTGGCGGCCGTGTTGTTCGCCTATTTGTGGGCGTTGGAATTCAATCCCGCAATGGTGCGCGCTTTCGGGATGCTCGTCGTGGGGTATTGGCTGTACGACCGCGGCATACGGATCGTTTCATTTCAGACCCTGTTCATCGCGGTCGTTTTGTTACTGGCGTTTTGGCCGAGGCTCTTTTTTGCGCTGGGATTCTGGTTTTCGGCATTGGGCGTGCTGTCGATTTTCGTCTTTCTCCGCCATTACGAACACTGGAAGGCGTGGCAGATTTTTTTGGCGTTGCACGTATGGTGCTATCTCGTACTGCTCCCCGTTTCACTCGCGGTTTTCGGGACGTTCGGTTGGGCCCACATCGCCTCGATTCCGCTGGCGCTGCTGTTCAATCTCTATTATCCGGTTGTAGCGGCGCTGCATCTCACCCCGTGGGCGTCGTGGTTTGACCCTTATCTGATCGCGCTGTTCGAATGGGGGGACGTACGGACGGTGTACGTTCCGATGTGGACGGGGATTGCTAGCGTCGTTCTCGCCCTTGCGGCAATGGTTCGAAAAGAGGCGTTTTGGGCGTTAGGGGCGATGGGCGGTGCGGTGTTTGGCGGCGCGGTTTATCAGATAGCATAG
- a CDS encoding YihY family inner membrane protein: MLFDRDITVYASSLSFYTIFTVVPLLIISLSLIANVPVFEEQYAKIQIFIFENIMPVHTAAIAGYLESFFQNSVQLGIIGFTTMVVSSMLFFQNFENIAEKIFKAPPRRFWDALTTYWTLITLTPIVLITSMSLRSYIQTSFGSEWIATVLSVFPFLLLWGIFFIIYKIAINAEVSTKAAAFSSFIVALVWGIAKNSFVQYVFMNHTYATMYGSFSSLIFFFLWIYVSWIIVIYGMKLCYLINRAAKHRTAHRP; the protein is encoded by the coding sequence ATGCTCTTCGACCGTGACATCACGGTATACGCCTCCAGCCTCAGTTTCTACACGATTTTTACGGTCGTCCCGCTGTTGATCATTTCGCTGAGCCTCATCGCCAACGTCCCCGTTTTCGAAGAGCAATACGCCAAAATCCAGATTTTCATTTTCGAAAACATCATGCCGGTCCATACCGCGGCGATTGCGGGGTATCTTGAATCGTTCTTCCAGAACTCGGTTCAGCTGGGGATCATCGGGTTTACGACGATGGTCGTCTCGTCGATGCTGTTTTTTCAGAACTTCGAAAACATCGCCGAAAAGATTTTCAAAGCCCCTCCCCGCCGATTCTGGGATGCGCTCACCACCTACTGGACCCTCATCACCCTTACCCCGATCGTCCTGATCACGTCGATGAGCCTGCGTTCGTACATTCAGACCTCTTTTGGCAGCGAATGGATCGCCACCGTATTGTCGGTTTTCCCTTTCCTGCTGTTGTGGGGGATTTTTTTCATCATCTACAAAATCGCCATCAACGCCGAAGTCTCCACGAAAGCGGCGGCGTTCAGCTCGTTCATTGTCGCCCTTGTCTGGGGAATCGCCAAAAACAGTTTTGTGCAGTACGTTTTTATGAACCATACGTACGCAACGATGTACGGTTCGTTTTCCTCGCTTATCTTTTTCTTCCTGTGGATCTACGTCTCGTGGATCATCGTCATCTACGGGATGAAACTATGCTATCTGATAAACCGCGCCGCCAAACACCGCACCGCCCATCGCCCCTAA
- a CDS encoding FAD-linked oxidase C-terminal domain-containing protein, with protein sequence MLSPSAIEFFTRLLGQENVYADKAHLIAYSYDATRERFEPDAVLFPRHEQDVSDILKYCNEHRIVIVPRGAGSGFTGGALPAHGGIVLAFEKHMNKILEIDMQNMVAVVQPGVINKDLQRAVEEVGLFYPPDPASQEYSTIGGNVNENAGGMRAAKYGITKDYVMAIRAVLPNGDVIKAGKRTIKDVAGYNIAGILIASEGTLAVTTEVTLKLLSKPKMTKTAMGIFPTVKDAMEAVYKTMASGVTPVAMEFLDNLTIRAVEQVYSKGLPVEAGAILVTDVDGNLEEDLDFQLDVIERVFRENGCSDFRIAKNQQEASDLWFARRNASQSLSVYGSKKLNEDVTVPRSALPELLEKFYAIADKYGIKIPCFGHTGDGNVHTNVMVDGKDPEQVKIGYKAIEEVFQATVDLGGTLSGEHGIGLAKAPYMHMAFTPEEMALFQSIKRAFDPNNILNPAKMGLE encoded by the coding sequence ATGCTCTCACCCAGCGCAATCGAATTTTTTACCCGCCTTTTGGGGCAGGAGAACGTCTACGCCGACAAAGCCCACCTTATCGCCTACAGCTACGACGCGACCCGCGAACGGTTCGAACCCGACGCCGTCCTTTTCCCGCGTCATGAACAAGACGTCAGCGATATTTTAAAATACTGCAACGAACACCGTATCGTGATCGTTCCGCGCGGTGCGGGAAGCGGATTCACCGGCGGCGCCCTTCCGGCGCACGGCGGCATCGTACTAGCGTTCGAAAAGCACATGAACAAAATCCTCGAAATCGACATGCAAAACATGGTTGCCGTCGTTCAGCCGGGGGTCATCAACAAAGACCTCCAGCGCGCCGTCGAGGAAGTGGGGCTGTTTTATCCGCCCGATCCCGCCAGCCAGGAGTATTCGACGATCGGGGGGAACGTCAACGAAAACGCGGGGGGCATGCGCGCCGCCAAGTACGGCATCACCAAAGACTACGTCATGGCGATCCGTGCGGTCCTTCCCAACGGGGACGTCATCAAAGCGGGCAAACGGACGATCAAAGACGTCGCGGGATACAATATCGCAGGAATCCTGATCGCTTCGGAAGGGACGTTGGCGGTCACCACCGAAGTGACCCTCAAACTCCTCTCCAAACCCAAAATGACCAAAACCGCGATGGGCATCTTCCCCACCGTCAAAGACGCAATGGAAGCAGTTTACAAAACGATGGCCAGTGGAGTTACCCCCGTGGCGATGGAGTTTCTGGACAATCTCACCATCCGCGCGGTGGAGCAGGTATACTCCAAAGGCCTTCCGGTCGAGGCGGGAGCCATCCTCGTCACCGACGTCGACGGCAATCTCGAAGAGGATCTTGACTTCCAGCTGGACGTGATCGAACGGGTATTCCGTGAAAACGGATGCAGCGACTTTCGGATCGCCAAAAACCAGCAGGAGGCTTCGGATTTGTGGTTTGCCCGCCGTAACGCGAGCCAGTCGCTTTCGGTCTACGGAAGCAAAAAACTCAACGAGGATGTCACCGTTCCCCGCTCCGCGCTCCCCGAGCTACTGGAGAAATTCTACGCCATCGCCGACAAATACGGCATCAAGATCCCCTGCTTCGGCCATACTGGGGACGGTAACGTCCATACGAACGTCATGGTTGACGGCAAAGACCCCGAACAGGTCAAAATCGGCTACAAAGCCATCGAAGAGGTGTTCCAGGCGACGGTCGACCTGGGAGGGACGCTCAGCGGCGAGCACGGCATCGGACTGGCCAAAGCCCCTTACATGCACATGGCTTTCACCCCCGAAGAGATGGCCCTGTTCCAGTCGATCAAGCGCGCTTTCGATCCCAACAACATTCTCAACCCCGCCAAGATGGGACTCGAATAA
- a CDS encoding plasminogen-binding N-terminal domain-containing protein: MRIWFISLVTFGALGASPISTPLIDVQNDRAAVMGKELRPGMSGFIVRHLDAAHSTIIANALVEESNPANGRALLRLSEYDGIHQDSLPGGNWQPRADDAAVLGYDYSRAMLIAPNDDTYDAITKSMSGVEWVHPDIFTAYLSREGHPTPTTEDFHRYCTANSIGLLYVQSAETLFTLDCKSFTYLQNTPSRSVSEKSMTPFYTRVPTIRAAWFGEGSSRMESYEPHYLEAIVLNNPKNRELYELFKAKFSDKSALLRHFDLKE, from the coding sequence ATGCGCATCTGGTTTATTTCACTGGTCACATTCGGCGCCCTCGGCGCTTCCCCCATCTCCACTCCGCTGATTGACGTACAAAACGACCGTGCGGCCGTCATGGGCAAAGAGCTTCGTCCCGGCATGAGCGGATTCATCGTCCGCCATCTCGACGCCGCGCACAGCACGATCATCGCCAATGCCCTCGTCGAAGAGAGCAATCCCGCCAATGGCCGCGCGCTGCTGCGCCTGAGCGAATACGACGGCATCCACCAAGACTCGCTCCCCGGCGGAAACTGGCAACCCAGAGCCGACGATGCGGCGGTGCTGGGATACGACTATTCGCGGGCGATGCTCATCGCTCCCAACGACGACACCTACGATGCGATCACCAAAAGCATGAGCGGCGTGGAATGGGTACACCCCGACATTTTTACCGCCTATCTCTCCCGGGAAGGGCACCCTACCCCCACGACCGAGGATTTTCACCGCTACTGCACCGCCAACTCGATCGGACTGCTCTACGTTCAGAGCGCCGAAACGCTCTTCACGCTCGACTGCAAAAGCTTCACCTATCTTCAAAACACCCCTTCACGGTCGGTATCGGAAAAAAGCATGACACCGTTTTATACCCGCGTCCCGACCATCCGGGCGGCATGGTTCGGCGAGGGAAGCTCACGTATGGAGAGTTACGAACCCCATTATCTCGAAGCGATCGTTTTAAACAATCCCAAGAATCGTGAGCTATATGAGTTGTTCAAAGCGAAATTTAGCGATAAAAGTGCACTATTGCGCCATTTCGACCTGAAGGAATAA
- a CDS encoding peptidoglycan DD-metalloendopeptidase family protein has protein sequence MGRFFALLLLPMLLFGAVVKPFKWKDGESFLSFLERKKLPLSVYYNMDKEDQKLTEDIPYNANCQLLVDRKNIIRQILIPVNDELQLQIYYVPKKGYKMKVIPIISEEFKETLYLPLQTIPYDDILKTTGSKNLASVFVKMFKGRVDFRKGIKKGDPIVMVYTQKYRLGKPFSMPEVHGAMIEVGGKRYAVYRHTDGRYYDEKGAQYEKFIFKLPMRNPRITSRFTKSRFHPVLKRYRAHLGVDFGARPGTPILSTGDGRVSFAGYSRGYGKTIKIRHSNGLTSLYAHQKSFKSGIKSGSKVKQGQIIGYVGSTGLSSGPHLHFGMYRGSTPIDPLTVMKKKTEGFSGKEAKAFKAIRNKMDREFKAALTKKPVRKPYFDFHETYYVDTETLKPKPF, from the coding sequence ATGGGTCGTTTTTTCGCGTTGTTATTGTTGCCCATGCTCCTTTTCGGTGCCGTAGTCAAACCGTTCAAATGGAAAGACGGAGAGAGTTTTTTGAGTTTTCTGGAACGCAAAAAACTCCCTCTTTCGGTCTATTACAATATGGACAAGGAAGACCAGAAACTGACCGAGGACATCCCTTACAACGCCAACTGCCAGTTGCTCGTCGACCGCAAGAACATCATCCGTCAGATCCTGATCCCCGTCAATGACGAGCTGCAGCTGCAGATTTATTACGTGCCGAAAAAAGGGTACAAGATGAAGGTGATCCCGATTATCAGCGAAGAGTTCAAAGAGACCCTCTACCTCCCGCTGCAGACGATTCCTTATGACGATATCCTCAAAACGACCGGGTCGAAAAATCTCGCTTCGGTCTTCGTCAAAATGTTCAAAGGGCGGGTCGATTTCCGTAAAGGGATCAAAAAAGGAGATCCGATCGTGATGGTCTATACCCAGAAGTACCGTTTGGGCAAACCGTTCTCGATGCCCGAAGTCCACGGCGCGATGATTGAAGTCGGGGGAAAACGGTACGCCGTTTACCGCCACACCGACGGACGCTATTACGATGAAAAAGGGGCGCAGTACGAAAAATTCATTTTCAAACTTCCGATGCGCAATCCCCGGATTACGTCGCGTTTCACCAAAAGCCGTTTCCACCCCGTCCTGAAACGTTATCGCGCCCACCTCGGGGTCGATTTCGGAGCCCGCCCGGGTACGCCGATCCTCTCTACCGGGGACGGTCGGGTCAGTTTTGCGGGCTATTCGCGCGGCTACGGGAAAACGATCAAAATCCGTCATTCCAACGGCCTCACAAGCCTCTACGCCCACCAAAAATCGTTCAAGTCGGGGATCAAATCCGGGTCGAAGGTGAAACAGGGACAGATCATCGGCTACGTCGGCTCAACGGGACTTTCTTCGGGCCCTCACCTCCATTTTGGGATGTACCGGGGAAGTACCCCGATCGACCCGCTTACCGTCATGAAGAAAAAAACCGAAGGATTCAGTGGAAAAGAGGCCAAAGCGTTCAAGGCGATCCGGAACAAAATGGATCGGGAGTTCAAAGCCGCATTGACCAAAAAACCGGTTCGCAAACCCTATTTCGATTTTCACGAGACCTATTACGTAGACACCGAGACGCTCAAACCCAAACCGTTCTAA
- a CDS encoding NUDIX domain-containing protein yields MIQDITVLPCEKSDYVKPKRLSYRQDGTVKTWDMVEVHDSVAILLFHEEHDSLIVVRQFRPPVYLKNRDGYTYELCAGIVDKDKPLQKIAHEEILEECGYDVPLEAIERVTSFYTAVGFAGSVQTLYYAVVNDGMKVSEGGGIEVESIEVVEIPLSEAKAFAMDETKAKTPGLMFGFSWFFEKKR; encoded by the coding sequence ATGATACAGGATATTACGGTACTGCCGTGCGAGAAATCCGATTACGTCAAGCCCAAACGGCTTTCCTATCGCCAGGACGGCACCGTCAAAACCTGGGACATGGTCGAGGTCCACGACAGCGTGGCGATCCTTTTGTTCCATGAAGAGCACGACTCCCTCATCGTCGTGCGTCAATTCCGTCCCCCCGTGTATCTCAAAAACCGCGACGGCTATACCTATGAATTGTGTGCCGGGATCGTGGACAAAGACAAACCGCTCCAAAAAATAGCCCACGAGGAGATCCTCGAAGAGTGCGGCTACGACGTTCCGCTTGAAGCGATCGAGAGGGTGACGTCGTTTTATACGGCGGTCGGCTTTGCCGGTTCGGTGCAGACCTTGTATTACGCCGTCGTGAACGATGGGATGAAGGTCAGTGAAGGAGGGGGAATCGAGGTCGAATCGATCGAAGTCGTCGAGATTCCGCTCTCCGAAGCCAAAGCGTTTGCGATGGATGAAACAAAGGCGAAGACGCCGGGACTGATGTTCGGTTTTTCGTGGTTTTTCGAGAAGAAGCGGTAG
- a CDS encoding TonB-dependent receptor, whose translation MKKFTLLSVAAVAALATEPVTIQKITVEATAPKGDTQSISADEIVKFSRQSDLGEMLSGALPEITHVRTSAIGNDIVLRGFKRDNLNVTIDDAKVCGACPNRMDPPAMHVSSSQIASVEVKEGPFDVTQFGSLGGAINVVTKDPSKGVHGEVSATLGSFDYRKVGATLEAGNDTVQALVGYSRETSGQYKDGDGKTMAEQADSATTAGQRYSAAHKNDDAYERQNFWTKIVGNIGDNQKLTLSYFGDRADNVLYARYPMDALMDDTDMFKAKYQIFGLGSYSDELLIEAYHSKVKHDMGTDFRAGATSPAATMVSLVDATIKGVRAENTASVAEADVTLGIDLSTRNWNGTKGTRVNPYAQIQIPDADTDNVGIYAKAVKTFGALDVSGGLRYDDTSVDADQALMAAAKDRDYDNISANLLGRYHYSANGNLFVGAGQSVRVPDARELYFKDMGNTNLNETINREVDAGVEHTFGNLHLKGTLFYSDLKDYIYAYKVAGSTTSFANIDARIVGGDISADYALNREWSIESGVAYQRGSKKDTNQLDALATLPQTDKDLADIPPLKGRVALVFNDERHYAEAEWIAARHQTYDENNGEQAIGGYGILNLKYGTDFNNGFSLSAGINNFFDRTYAVSNSYIGLTTIMEGAQPLVLNEPGRNFYATLSYKF comes from the coding sequence ATGAAGAAATTTACCCTCCTTTCGGTAGCGGCCGTTGCTGCGCTGGCTACCGAACCCGTCACGATCCAGAAAATCACCGTCGAGGCGACTGCGCCCAAAGGTGATACCCAGAGTATCAGCGCCGATGAAATCGTCAAGTTTTCACGCCAGAGCGATCTGGGGGAAATGCTCTCGGGGGCCCTCCCCGAAATCACCCACGTCCGGACCAGCGCCATCGGCAATGATATCGTCCTGCGCGGTTTTAAACGCGACAACCTCAACGTCACCATCGACGACGCCAAAGTATGCGGCGCCTGTCCCAACCGGATGGACCCGCCGGCAATGCACGTCTCTTCCAGCCAGATCGCATCGGTCGAAGTCAAGGAAGGGCCGTTCGACGTCACCCAGTTCGGCAGCCTCGGCGGAGCGATCAACGTCGTGACCAAAGACCCTTCCAAAGGGGTACACGGGGAAGTCTCCGCAACGCTGGGCAGCTTTGACTACCGCAAAGTCGGCGCCACCCTCGAAGCGGGGAACGATACGGTCCAGGCCCTGGTCGGGTACAGCCGCGAAACGAGCGGCCAGTACAAAGACGGCGACGGCAAAACGATGGCGGAACAGGCCGACAGCGCCACTACCGCCGGACAGCGTTACTCGGCCGCGCACAAAAACGACGATGCCTATGAGCGTCAGAATTTCTGGACCAAAATCGTCGGCAACATCGGCGACAACCAGAAACTCACCCTCAGCTATTTCGGGGACCGCGCGGACAACGTCCTGTATGCACGCTATCCGATGGATGCGCTGATGGACGATACCGATATGTTCAAAGCCAAATACCAGATCTTCGGCCTTGGCAGCTATTCGGATGAGCTGCTTATCGAAGCGTACCACTCCAAAGTCAAACACGATATGGGAACCGATTTCAGAGCCGGAGCGACCAGCCCTGCGGCCACAATGGTTTCCCTGGTCGATGCGACGATCAAAGGGGTACGTGCCGAAAACACCGCCTCCGTGGCTGAAGCCGACGTCACCCTCGGGATCGACCTCTCGACACGCAACTGGAACGGGACCAAAGGGACACGGGTCAACCCCTACGCACAGATTCAAATCCCCGATGCCGATACCGACAACGTCGGTATTTACGCCAAAGCGGTCAAAACGTTCGGCGCACTCGACGTGAGCGGGGGGCTACGCTACGACGATACGAGCGTGGATGCCGATCAGGCCCTCATGGCTGCGGCCAAAGACCGTGATTACGACAACATCAGCGCCAACCTTCTGGGACGCTACCACTACAGCGCCAACGGCAACCTCTTCGTCGGAGCCGGGCAATCGGTCCGCGTTCCCGATGCGCGCGAGCTCTATTTTAAAGACATGGGGAACACCAACCTCAACGAAACGATCAACCGCGAAGTCGATGCGGGGGTAGAACACACGTTCGGTAATCTTCACCTCAAAGGGACCCTGTTCTACAGCGATCTCAAAGATTACATCTATGCTTACAAAGTGGCCGGTTCAACCACATCGTTCGCCAATATCGACGCGCGCATCGTCGGTGGCGACATCAGTGCCGACTATGCGCTTAACCGGGAATGGAGCATCGAATCGGGCGTCGCCTATCAGCGTGGGAGCAAAAAAGACACCAACCAGCTCGATGCTCTGGCCACACTGCCCCAAACCGACAAAGACCTTGCCGACATTCCGCCGCTCAAAGGGCGTGTAGCGCTGGTATTCAACGATGAACGCCACTACGCCGAAGCCGAATGGATTGCCGCCAGACACCAGACGTACGACGAAAACAACGGCGAACAGGCGATCGGCGGTTACGGTATTCTGAACCTCAAATACGGTACCGATTTCAACAACGGCTTCTCCCTGAGTGCGGGGATCAACAACTTTTTCGACCGCACCTATGCCGTCAGCAACAGCTACATCGGCCTGACCACCATCATGGAAGGAGCGCAACCCCTGGTACTCAACGAACCGGGACGCAACTTCTACGCAACCCTCAGCTACAAATTCTGA
- a CDS encoding agmatine deiminase family protein — MRYFPAEFEPQSFVQLIFPHPQSDWAPYLEEARQTFVNIANAVARYEPCLVVCDDVETVKGYFPDQTNLIFVPYQSDDTWARDCSALTVIDEEEDEPLLLDFTFTGWGGKFDASRDNAMSAALAPIYGARMEKVDLILEGGGVESNGAGSLLVTSECLLNPNRNAHLSKTQTEAILKQEFGVEQILWLNHGYLAGDDTDSHIDTLARFIDTDTILYVQCGDTEDEHYEALKKMEEELKALRDLDGEPFNLIALPMCTPAYYEGERLPATYANFLIINDAVLLPVYNDPHDAEAVEICRKAFKGRDIVPIDCSILIRQHGSLHCVTMQFPEEVSLRF, encoded by the coding sequence ATGCGATATTTTCCGGCCGAATTCGAACCCCAGAGTTTTGTCCAGCTCATTTTTCCCCATCCCCAAAGCGACTGGGCGCCGTATCTCGAAGAGGCACGTCAGACGTTCGTCAACATCGCCAACGCGGTTGCCCGCTACGAGCCCTGTCTCGTCGTCTGCGACGACGTCGAAACGGTTAAAGGGTATTTTCCCGATCAGACCAACCTTATTTTCGTCCCCTACCAAAGCGACGATACCTGGGCGCGCGACTGCAGCGCGCTCACCGTCATCGACGAGGAGGAAGACGAGCCGCTGCTGCTCGACTTCACCTTCACCGGGTGGGGCGGGAAATTCGACGCGTCGCGCGACAATGCGATGAGCGCGGCCCTTGCGCCGATTTACGGCGCGCGGATGGAGAAGGTCGACCTGATTTTGGAAGGGGGCGGCGTCGAATCCAACGGCGCGGGATCGCTGCTGGTCACCTCCGAATGCCTCCTCAATCCCAACCGCAACGCCCATCTTTCCAAAACGCAGACCGAAGCGATCCTCAAGCAAGAGTTCGGTGTTGAACAGATTTTGTGGCTGAACCACGGCTACCTCGCAGGCGATGACACCGACAGCCACATCGATACCCTCGCCCGCTTCATCGATACCGATACGATCCTCTACGTCCAATGCGGCGACACCGAAGACGAGCACTACGAAGCGCTGAAAAAAATGGAAGAAGAGTTAAAGGCGCTGCGGGATTTGGACGGCGAACCGTTCAATCTGATCGCACTGCCGATGTGTACGCCCGCCTATTACGAGGGCGAGCGGCTGCCGGCAACCTATGCGAATTTTCTCATTATCAACGATGCCGTGCTGCTGCCGGTCTACAACGACCCGCACGACGCCGAAGCGGTCGAAATCTGCCGCAAGGCATTCAAAGGGCGCGACATCGTCCCCATCGACTGTTCGATCCTGATCCGCCAGCACGGCTCTCTCCACTGCGTCACGATGCAGTTTCCCGAAGAAGTTTCACTCCGTTTTTGA